The Erythrolamprus reginae isolate rEryReg1 unplaced genomic scaffold, rEryReg1.hap1 H_70, whole genome shotgun sequence region atttttttaaatgctcccCCATGCACTTTCTTCCCCTTTATCCTCCCCTGTGATGGATGGTTTGAAAGAGGAGAAATCTGAGCAAATAAATCAGTTACAGATGAGAAATGTGCTGAAGGAAACCAGTTTTTGCAGccattaaaatatttacatctgTCTTTCCTCGATCCTTTCTCTGCTTGACAATGACACCCCCCTCCCTCAAAAATGAGGAGAAAATCCATGAAAAATCTCAAATTGGGAATGTTTTaggaatattttctatttttttctcttctcttcactttttttctctttacttttcttttcttctcttctttcttaccgcTGATTCAGAAGGTAAAAGAAGGATCTGAAATGTATTAATTTGGGCCTGGCTTTGAATACCAGAGGGGAAAGCGTTGTCTTTCAACAACCACAAGACAAATTGTCTTcttactgttaaaaaaaaaagaagttaaaaCATTGTGtgcgtttttaaaaaaaacaaccagttCGCCGTTACCCAAAGGGACTTTAAAACTCCCCCAACAACTTCTGATTACCTCTGTTAAAATGACATTTACTTGGGCTGccttagagattttttaaaaactctgtaTTGTTTTAAGGTGATTCTAAATAGTTTGACCATCCAATTTGCTTTATTAGAGATTTATGATGTTATCATAACATCTCCCCAGAAATTTTGTGCAATGGCTGTTATTAGCCACTTAAAGAAAATCAGATCAAATAATTCTCAAGTCATAGTGCAGCTTCAATGGGTGGGGTGTTCCCCCCTTATATTTGGGAAAAAACACAAGTTGGACCAACCAAGCGACCCCCATGAAGTcggtttaaaaaattaaaatacaggacAGGAAATGCCCCCCCTCCATTTAAAATCATTCTGTGGTTTGAAATCAATCTAATATCACAGTATCCCCTTTTACTTTGCACTTCCCGCATTGGGTGAATTTTTTTTAAGGGAGGTAGACTACCCCTGGATAGGAAGGTTCTACTTtggttttcttccttttatatctGGCCTCTTAAAGGGGAAACAAAACCCTTTAAATTGATTTAAAGTCGTAGACACTCAGAAGGGAGAGCAGAAATTCCTTTAACGAGACAacagaagtttttaagcagattctTAATacttggaggggagggggcttctaAAAAGTCTTCCCACCACCCACATACACACTACTACATCCTTAGTTACAAGaaactctttctccttcccttttaattttctttaatgacCCCCCTTTTTTCTGAAtggaaaaaaaaagcttcaacACATTTGGCTTTCCACTAAAGAGGAACTCCACTTTCGCTTAAAAGATTTGGGCTTTTCAATCCTGAAAACATGCCCCATCTTGTTTCTCCTGAGAAGCCAAACCGGATCGGGCCAAGTTAGGAAAGAAAACTGGTGGGAATATCCTATGTTCCctccttccactcccagaatctgaGATAGGAAAATGGGAGGCTATAAACATGGTTAGCTTGGTTTCCTTCCATGGCCCTCGGTCTCTCCGAAGGTGATTTGTCAGGTTCACACAACCTCTTTCCCTTCCAAAGGAAGCTAACCTTGATTGCTACTCACTCCCCTGTGATCTTGGTTTGGGAgaaaagtgaccccctcctccaGAAATAGCCATGATTGCAAGGGTTCACCCTCGCACAATGGCATTTTTTTGAGAGCCTTAATGTTTCCTGGATGTGCAAACCAAGTTAGAAGtgagaaaaacatatttttttctaagtTCACCTCCAGATCTCCGAGCGAGTGTCATGGTGGTTCTGGCTAACTGACCAATAGACCTTAACATCTAATCTTCCTGTGTGTCAGCAGTTAATAAATCTTTTTAGACACAATTTTGTAGTAAAACCCTGAAGTTCCACAAACAGGTTAAAACTGTTTTTATTCCCAGATGATATTGAACATACCTGGGCTTTTAGGATGGAAGTAGGGTTGTCTTTGCTTTTTGGTGGCTTATTAAAATACAGTTAGAATTgaattctgatttttattttattttcgtcCTGGGTTGCATGCCACCCAGAGCCCTTTATCATAATACAtactagaaataaataaataaatactgaaagtACATAAATAAATGCCCCTCCTCATCACCTACCACCGAAGGGGTTTAATACATACTCTCTGCTTCCTGTCCTTTTACCTGCTtactttgtatgtttgtttgtaataATGCAGCTGCTAAATTGGGTCCTGCAATGTCTCTATTACTGTGTAGAAAAAAGATTATTAATTTGGACGTAAATAgaatttatacactgctcaaaaaaaataaagggaacacttaaacaacccaatataacaccaagtaaatcaaacttctgtgaaatcaaactgtccgcttaggaagcaacactgattgacaatcaatttcacatgctgttgtgcacattcaattttgtacagaacaaagtattcaatgagaatatttcattcattcagatctaggatgtgttctttgagtgttccctttagttttttgagcagtatacttttcaAAGTCCATTTGTTGCAAAGACGGATGACAAGTTTTTTTGGTCTGCTCAGGAGAGGTGATTTTGCTTTTAAATTTATAAGCATTCCCAGTTTTCCGTTGAATGTCTCTTTAGCTTGGGTTCCTTGAAATAAAGGTTGCACCATTCTCTTCAACAGTTCAGCTGGATCCCACCTGCTGTCTTTTGTCTCCTTTTTCcaacaaaaaacaaagaaagaaaaatctcctGTTCAGAAACTAGAATTTtagcatttccccccccaaactcAGCTGGGCTATTCACTGGAATGTGGggggttttgtgttttttttaagccAAGGTTCGGGAAATAGCGAAATATGGCTGCCTGTTTTAAGAAAAAAGCCCTGTTTCTTTCTGATGGCATCCAAGACCATCATCCTCAGCCCAATGCCCAAATGGGATAATCCGTACCTTCAAATTGCCAGACAGAAAGCCATTTGAACTTGTGATCTCTGCAAAAAGGCagatattttttccccatttacctagagaaaggaagagaaaaggcttGGTTCTTCTCTAACTTCGCACACTTAAGAAGATTCATGCAAAAGTCTCCCTCAAGTAATGTGTTGGTGAGCGAATCATTCTTATTTCTCACCGAGTTACAAATCTGGTACTTTACTTCTTCTTCtcccaaaagcaaagcaaaaacatTTCTGTAGAAATGTTCCATTTGCTCTGGATACGCTGGGGGATTTTCTGCACTGCTTTGGCTTTGCCGCGGGCACCTTTCAAATCTTTGTCCTAATTTCGTTTCGCTTGGCAGGCCGCCTTGCTCAAATCCCAAAGCAGAatttgcacaccaagacaactagacacaagaacagttttccctccgaacgccatcactctgctaaacaaataattccctcaacactgtcaaactatttacttagtctgcattactattattactagttttttctcatcattcctatcacccatttcctcccacttaggacggtatgactgtaacttgttgcttgtatccttaagatttatattaatattgattgtttcctgattacttctttgacctctatgacaatcattaagtgttgtgtctcatgatttttgacaaatggatcttttcttttatgtacactgagagcatatgcaccaaaggcaaattacttgggtgtccaatcacacttggccaataaagaattctatactattttattccattcagaATTACAAGTCTTTCCCAAATGATCAGGAATTGCttaggaagaaggagagagagccaTAAACTAATTGGTGTCAATGTGCTGAATGCCGATGTATTGATTCCACCGTGTTCATGGCACACATTCCATACCTTAGATGGTGTGTTAGAGGCAAGTTATTTATCCAAAGAAGACTTTAGGCAGACAAGCGTCAGCCGGTCTGTCTACCTACTTATCACCTTCCGTTAAGGCATCTGGTTTGATTTCCTGAAATCATACTGATTCACAAGCCAATGGGATCTGTGAGGCTGCTTTTGTTTCCCTAGGATCTTGTGGAGtaataataccattttataaggccttggtaaggccacacttggaatactgcattcagttttggtcgccacgatgtaaaaaggatgttgagactctacaaatagtgcagagaagagcaacaaagatgattgggggactggaggctaaaacatatgaagaacggttgcaggaactgggtaggtctagtagtttaattaaaagaaagaccaggagagacctgatagcagtgttccaatatctcaggagttgccacaaagaagagggagccaggctattctccaaagcacctgctgtgggtagaagcaatgggtggaaaccaaacaaggaaagaagcaacttagaaataaggagaaatttcctgacagttagaacaattaatctgttgaacagcttgcctccagaagttgtgaacgctcaaacactagaagtttttaagaagagtttggcAACCATTTGTCTTAAGTAGCACTAATCAGggagttggactggaagacctccaaggtcccttccaactctgttgttgttgttgttattgttgttgttgttattattacactcgacctcaccccattcctaagaggtctgtaaggggtgtgcatcaaCCCACTATCGTGCCTactgtctctgtcctactgtcctattgtccaaatttacatgtacctactttgcttttgtttatgtttatacctgttatcttgtacacattttaacaaacagacagacagacagacagacagacacacagacaaacgatagatagatagatgatagatagatagatagatagatagatagatagatagatagataaaaatttaaaatctcACCTAAAGTTCTTTGAAATAAATCAGAATTCCTTCTCTGAATGAATGTCAATTGCTGGGTTTAGTCTGATTCTGGACCCTGTTTGGCTCCACATCCACGAATGACAATGGCACACGTAgaggaaaatatgaaaatatttatacCATCCAATTGCTTAAATAAGCAACCCCATTCTGTGGGGAACTATCCCAGACAAATAATGAGAACTCAAATAATGTTAAGGCTTTCCCCCCCAAAACCTTTTGGAGCATTGTCATGAACAAAACATTGCTCACCATGGAAATAATGTCAAATAATAGCAAGGGGAGGTGAAAAGGTTTGGAAATATTTGCCTCTACCTAAGGATAAAACGTAGATAACGTCTTTAGCTTAGGAACCTAATTTCTCTTTAATGGTGAGGGCAGTCCTGCTACGTGGCTTACCAACTTCCCAGACGGAAGGCTTGTTTTTGATATGAAACATGGGAAAATGTTCACAAACCCAGAACAAGTTGCTAAAGGAAGGGCATGGCCAAGTTTTTCCTCGGACAAGTCACCACCAGGAAATCTCAACAATGTAGTTTGCGAAGCTAAACTTCACAGAATAACCTAGCCCTAAaaacttacttttttttttgcagcgaAAACAACATGGATCTCTTCAGGAAGACAGCACAGAATTTGCAGTTTTTGTTTCCTTTgtctttacttttttaaaagcaaactttgcaaataaaataaaataaaaatttataaaactaCATTTTCCTTTCCCTGCAGTGACCCCTGCTGGCCATATGCAAACTTGCAGCATTTTCCCACCCCAGCTTAGCTATACAGTATAAGAATTTGGAATTCTAGTGTAAAATTCTATTCCAATCTAACTTCTGCTCTTCTAAACCCTTTCTTGGAATTATCGTTAcagattgaaatatttttttggacAATCCCAGTTCTCAACAAGAGGCCAAAGGCTCTCTCTCTTTAGAAATGGGgaaggattttaaaaaagaactagaATAGTCTTGAGGTttggtggattttttaaaaaattccttcacTTGCAatggttcacttagtgaccattcaaagctatAACCccactggaaaaaaaaccccagacttGGGACTGTTTTTCAAACTTAGCGGCCATGGCAGAATCCCcacgatcacgtgatcaaaattcacatgcttggcaactggttcatatttacgacGGTCATGTAACAAAACCCCACCTCCCAATTtgggtgaccttctgacaagtcaatggggaagccagattcatttaacaaccttattcctgttctgtctggccCAGTTAATTAGCAGAAATTAAGCCCCAATGAAGACTCGGATGCAAAATCCCTCTctctatttgtctatttacaaagaaatgtgctggaaacagcaatgaaatcagagGAATGTCAGTTTAAATGTCCAGCATTATCGGCACAGCTGATAACAAGCGTCCAAAAGAAAGTCATTAATTCAAGTCATTAATTCTCGGCGTGGGcaggtactcacaaatgccttcCAAAACTAGGATCACAGGgttgcagaaggatttaagaaAGAAACTCTTTGACTGCTAGTTCTCTTTCTCTCCAAAAAGGAATATTGAACTTCTTCCCTGTTAAATGATTATTTTCCAATTTTAAAAGTGtatttgataaaattgaacaacttcaattttatctttaataattatggagtgtgcagaaatgaccaaaatgactCTTGAACTGCAGGAAaaggaagaatctgatttttatagtgcctgggaaaattggtacaaatggttggatcagaaaaaatatttaccAAGCATGAAAGATGCAAAATAAACAATACTCCGGCATACAAGATATACAAAATAAATAGACCATGCCACTAACCGATAGAAATAAACCTTACTTCAAATATAGAAACTAACAAATACCATATTAATAACCAGTAGATCAAACAACAACATATATCACCTctgcatatatttatatgtatatattattctAAATAAATGTATCTTACTGTATAATAACTATGGTACAATAACTATGTATTTACAAatcaagaataaaaaaaaatgtgtattttgaACCCACATCCAGGTTTCCGTTGGTGCGAGCCGCGATGCTGAGACTTCTGCTGAGCGTCTTCGTCCCCTGCCTGAGTTTAGCTGCCCCGTCTCACATTAACAAACTCGCTCTCTTTCCGGATAAGAATGCCTGGTGCGAGGCCAAGAACATCACCCAGATTATCGGCAATAACGGATGCACGCCAAAAGCCGTCCCAAACAGGTATGGTCCTAACTCCAGCTAACGATTCCACCGTCTCTTTTAAGGCCTGGAGGTCAGAGGTTGCGCTCTCTTTGTGTTGTTAGGGATTCAAAAATGTGCGGGTTTTAGTCACTGTGTGCATTTTCTGCAtcacgtgggggggggggaataatgtGTCCTCCCTCTTGTCCTCAcccaaaaaaattactaccatgctgtggccgtggcttattttgtgggagtagcttgatcatgtgacccggaggtggcttaaaggtcatgtgactggcttaaaggtggccaacctaacatcactcatgtcaaggtgaTAGTAGGGTGCCTggactctcctcgcctcaaagagatacaatttccctatctatttactattactgaatatataatttcatgtatatatgccatatgtctaCATACCATACATATTAAACACAAGCACACAGAAATATACATCATCtactatatacacacacaaacgcatgcacagctcttctaaaattatgcacattcaacttcatttactgcgataggaaaaacatacctagagcccagaagaaaaaaaaagaaaaaaaaatcaattttttctactggttctgcgtacctgaccaaacttttactattggttctgcaTACATGACCGTAGAAGCCCATCTCTGGAGCCAAGCTatactaatagcaatagcatttagacttatatacagccctctctaagcggtttacagaatcagccttttgcccccaacaattggggtcctcatttgacccaccttggaaggatggaaggttgagtcaaccttgagccggtggtgagatctgaactgctgaactacagctagtattCAGCTGAAGTAGCTTGAGTGCTGCACCACTGCACCCCCCCAGCTCAAGCacacgctggccatgcccattcccagtttagcaaaagggggggggagtctcAATACGTCACAGCAGCACAATAAGAAAATGGCAATAAAAGTGATCTCTTATCTTCAGGCCTGATGGTCAGAAGTTAACGTCTTTGCATGTCTTTGCATTGTCGAATGTTGAAAATGACAATAAAAGTTATCTCTCATCTTCAGGCCTGATGGTCAGAAGTGAAGGTCTTAGCATTGTCCGGGACTCAGAATTATGAGTGCTCtgacattggaagtttttaagaagaaactgggcaGTCACCTGTCttgaatgttatttatttatttatgtatttattcaattttttaatgctgcccttctccttagactcagggtggcttacaacattttagcaatagcactttttaacagagccaacatattggcccccaacaatccggctcctcatttgacccacctcggaaggatggaaggctgagatgagatctgaaccgctaacctgcagatctagcagtcagcttcagtggcctgcagtacagcactctgcctgctgtgccaccccggctcttatagggctgtgatggcaaacgTCTGGCAGGCATGCCAGAAATGGCATGCAGAACCATTCcttctggcacgtgagccatcatCCAGCTCAACTCTACCATGCATGCGCACGCATctctgccagccagctgatttttgtcccatttccagacttctgggcggcctgtttttcgccctctccaggctccggaggcttttttcgagcctccgggagggtgaaaatggcctaccCTGGCCCTCCGGAGAGGCTGGAGGGAGAaccggtgtgtgtatgtgtgtgtgtgtgtgcatgtgtgcgtacATGGGGGGATGGGATGCATGCAGGGGGCGtgtgcacattgcattatgggtaccgACACATGTGTGCGTGttctttcagaagagaaggatttaggggtagtgatttctgacagtctcaaaatgggtgaacagtgcggtcaggcagtagggaaagtgagtagaatgcttggctgcatagctagaggtagaacaagcaggaaaagggagactgtgatcccactgtatagagcactggtgagaccacatttggaatactgtgctcagttctggagacctcacctgcaaaaggatattgatcaaattgaacaggtccaaagacgggctacaaaaatggtggaaggtctgaagcataaaacgtattaggaaagacttaatgaactccatctgtatagtctggaggacagaagggaaaaagcagggacatgatcaaaacatttaaatatgttaaaagtttaaataaagtttaggagggaagtgtttttaataggaaagtgaacacaagaacaaggggccacaatctgaggtttgttgatggaaagatcagaagcaacgtgagaaaatattattttactgaaagagtagaagatgcttggaataaacttccagcagatgtggttggtaaatccacagtaactgaattgaaacatgcctgggataaacatatatccatcctaagataaaatacaggaaatagtataggggcagactagatggaccatgaggtctttttctgccatcaatctatgtttctatgtttctatattcctaatcccttctccccccccacaGAGTCTGCATGGGTCAGTGCTTCAGCTACAGCGTCCCCAACACTTTGCCGCAGTCGACTGAGTCCCTGGCACATTGCGATTCCTGCAGGCCTTCGAAGTTCCAGTGGGAAGAAGTGAGTCTCTGCACTTTGCCCTGGGTGAGGGTGCGGATCATATGAAGGGGGCGTGGGTACCATGCCCGTTTGCAAAACACAGTCCTTCCTTTTATGGATGCACAGAAGGAGGATAGCCAGGCATGCTGAAGGATGCAGCAAAATCCTGGCTAGGGTAGACCAAAgggaagcaatttttttttttaaaaaaaattgaattttgccAAGGAGAATCCGGTGCTTTTAAAGTCAGGTTGCATCTCTTAGGAAAGGAAGGGGGCTACTTTTTTGCAAGCCCaagggcagttctgtgttagcaaaaacttcagaagagaagggtttaggggtagtgatttccgacagtctaaaaatgggtgaacagtgcagtcaggaggtagggaaagcgagtagaatgcttggctgcatagctagaggtataacaagcaggaagagggagattgtgattctgcTGTACAGacctctggtgagaccacatttggaatactgggtccagttctggagacctcacctgcaaaaagatattgatcaaattgaatgggtccaaagacgggctagaaaaatagtagaaggtcttaagaataaaacttatcaggaaagagttcatgaactcattctgtatagtctgggggacagaagggaaatgggggacatgattgaaacatttaaatatgttaaagggttaaataaggttcaggagggaagtgtttttaatagggaagtgaacacaagaacaagggggcacaatctgaagtgatttgggggaaaggtcagaagcaacgtgagaaaatattattttactgaaagagtagtagctgcttggaacaaacttccagcagacatggttgagaaatccacagtaattgaatttaaacatgcctgggataaacatagatccatcctaagataaaatacaggaaataggat contains the following coding sequences:
- the LOC139155864 gene encoding neuroblastoma suppressor of tumorigenicity 1-like → MLRLLLSVFVPCLSLAAPSHINKLALFPDKNAWCEAKNITQIIGNNGCTPKAVPNRVCMGQCFSYSVPNTLPQSTESLAHCDSCRPSKFQWEEVLLDCPNSEFPRMGKLVEIILHCSCQECEANNVDSDPYARLRRPIVRAEYD